From Aquificota bacterium, one genomic window encodes:
- a CDS encoding Uma2 family endonuclease produces the protein MKATLFTYQDYLNLEEDKRYEVLEGELIEMPAPSTVHQKIIWKLSRFFMVYQEEKGLGDFYLSPVDVILAEDVVVQPDIVFISKDRLDIVKDKGIFGAPDLVVEVVSPSTFKKDTEDKRRIYAQFGIKEFWLVFPEERGIEVLELKNGVYEVVSYAFEKGKVCSKILEGLCIELEEVFL, from the coding sequence ATGAAGGCCACACTCTTTACCTACCAAGACTACCTGAACCTTGAAGAAGACAAAAGGTATGAGGTTTTGGAAGGGGAGCTTATAGAAATGCCCGCACCTAGTACTGTACATCAAAAAATCATTTGGAAGCTTTCCCGCTTTTTTATGGTTTATCAAGAGGAAAAAGGCCTTGGAGATTTTTATCTCTCTCCCGTGGATGTTATCCTTGCTGAGGATGTGGTGGTCCAGCCAGATATAGTTTTCATATCAAAGGATAGGCTTGATATAGTCAAAGATAAAGGCATATTTGGAGCTCCAGACCTTGTGGTGGAAGTGGTATCTCCAAGCACCTTTAAAAAGGATACAGAAGACAAAAGAAGGATATACGCCCAGTTTGGCATTAAAGAGTTTTGGCTTGTCTTTCCAGAGGAAAGGGGCATTGAGGTCTTGGAGTTAAAAAATGGTGTGTATGAGGTTGTTTCCTACGCCTTTGAAAAGGGCAAGGTATGTTCTAAGATTTTGGAAGGTCTTTGCATAGAGCTTGAGGAGGTTTTCCTATGA
- a CDS encoding carbon monoxide dehydrogenase, which yields MATLGPSGFSPYPVAVYEGVLNPPPGKALLFNEVVDEEIAMREAAKAMLIRENPTIFPGPQVLYAWNEEAKEKARLVKKMAEVLDAKIIPMYDYRPKYPKINPAVEINPNHPNLTIWHNNIKACIFIGVHCHYANVALKIIRAETDCFTIAMCGMDGHEDAMITLRDQHLEELERFIKIAQEVKKELGK from the coding sequence ATGGCAACCTTAGGACCAAGCGGTTTTTCACCTTATCCTGTGGCAGTTTACGAAGGTGTTTTGAACCCGCCACCAGGAAAGGCACTTCTTTTCAATGAAGTGGTTGATGAAGAAATAGCTATGAGAGAGGCCGCAAAGGCTATGCTAATAAGAGAAAACCCCACTATATTCCCAGGACCTCAGGTGCTTTATGCATGGAACGAGGAGGCAAAAGAAAAAGCAAGACTAGTTAAAAAGATGGCAGAAGTTCTTGATGCAAAGATTATTCCCATGTATGACTACAGGCCCAAGTATCCAAAGATAAACCCAGCTGTTGAAATAAACCCTAACCATCCAAACCTAACCATTTGGCATAACAACATAAAAGCCTGTATATTCATAGGAGTTCATTGCCACTATGCCAATGTAGCCCTCAAGATAATAAGGGCAGAAACGGATTGCTTTACCATAGCTATGTGTGGTATGGACGGGCATGAAGATGCCATGATAACCTTGAGAGACCAGCATTTAGAAGAGCTTGAAAGGTTTATAAAAATAGCCCAAGAGGTAAAGAAAGAGCTGGGGAAATGA
- a CDS encoding ferredoxin oxidoreductase, giving the protein MSYKIYEINEEFLDVMPQEIKDLQFKATWGNPKRGVMDLPYSKELIEEHSLCAGCPESMALRYILASLPNPEDTIIVNSTGCTSLVFPHIALHTVHSLFGNQNAVASGIKRVLEWRFPDKVKDVVVLAGDGATVDIGLDCTLQSFFRQEKITTICFDNEVYANTGGQESGMTVKGHVFKMAPKGKQWDKVPMWQLAIDSGCHYVARLTVSSPKRVETVIKKAIYVAREVGPTYVHLYTPCILEIGLNSDDGLDEMRQRDKERFAFFEYMTDAAKEVIERKKEEGLL; this is encoded by the coding sequence ATGTCATATAAGATTTACGAAATAAACGAGGAATTTTTGGATGTGATGCCCCAAGAAATTAAGGACCTCCAGTTTAAGGCCACATGGGGCAATCCCAAAAGGGGAGTTATGGACCTCCCTTACTCCAAGGAGCTCATAGAAGAGCACTCACTTTGTGCGGGATGTCCAGAATCTATGGCTTTGAGGTATATTCTTGCCTCTTTGCCAAATCCAGAGGACACCATAATAGTAAACTCTACGGGATGTACCTCTTTGGTCTTTCCTCACATAGCCCTTCACACAGTTCACTCCCTCTTTGGAAACCAGAATGCGGTAGCCTCTGGCATAAAAAGGGTCCTTGAGTGGAGATTTCCGGACAAGGTAAAGGATGTGGTGGTGCTTGCAGGAGACGGTGCCACCGTTGATATAGGTTTGGATTGCACCCTTCAATCCTTCTTTAGGCAAGAAAAGATTACAACCATCTGCTTTGACAACGAGGTCTATGCCAACACGGGCGGTCAGGAAAGTGGTATGACCGTAAAGGGCCACGTTTTTAAGATGGCTCCAAAAGGTAAACAATGGGACAAAGTTCCCATGTGGCAACTTGCCATAGACTCTGGCTGCCACTATGTGGCAAGGCTGACTGTGTCTTCTCCCAAAAGGGTAGAAACGGTAATAAAGAAGGCCATATATGTGGCAAGAGAGGTGGGACCAACCTACGTGCATCTTTATACTCCTTGCATACTTGAAATAGGCCTTAACTCCGATGATGGCCTTGATGAGATGAGGCAGAGGGATAAGGAAAGGTTTGCCTTCTTTGAGTATATGACGGATGCAGCAAAGGAGGTCATTGAGCGCAAAAAAGAGGAGGGCTTACTATGA
- a CDS encoding single-stranded-DNA-specific exonuclease RecJ yields the protein MRGLSGKEWVLLSEVVKPNEDLIRAFGPLKAQILTNRNAVVQRLDSKLKNLAPPFDIPNIQEAVEIIRTFVIQGKRIVLFGDYDVDGITGTAILYDLLKKAGAKVLPILPTRKRGYGLTPDLIYKLKGYADLLITIDNGTTAIEELSLAKIPTIVLDHHNPGERLPPALIVNPKLSSPRVSELKEISSSGLAFYMAALLRRALEIDVDVRDYLHLACLGTVADVMPMNSINRIIVSNGMKLLNYILKGGFEAPGIRLLMEKSGIREVTSKDIAFSLAPRLNAPGRVSTPYPSLKILLEKKEEKAKLLAEKIERFNQERRQLSQWAFEVSLEQAEHQKEHSLIIVKLEEGAGGVAGIVAGRLASSFSKPVIVLSVGKEYTTASVRGIDGMDVYTPLKKLSHFFIKWGGHSSAAGFTIKTDKIQDFEKEAKAVFVEMPISEGKVYIDMELPLGKIGQEIYQTLAELEPFGEGFPEPYFLSEPLNLNILSDRDRMRLKAGDFYFLSWDTALNNKLLTMENKPRRVVYQLDRRRSKTLLLVDVEE from the coding sequence ATGAGAGGACTTTCTGGTAAGGAATGGGTTTTACTTAGTGAAGTTGTAAAGCCCAATGAGGACCTTATAAGGGCCTTTGGCCCTTTAAAAGCTCAAATACTCACAAACAGAAATGCAGTTGTTCAAAGATTGGATAGTAAATTAAAGAACTTGGCGCCACCCTTTGACATACCAAACATACAAGAAGCGGTAGAAATCATAAGGACTTTTGTTATACAGGGCAAAAGGATAGTGCTTTTTGGAGATTACGACGTGGATGGAATAACAGGCACTGCCATACTTTACGACCTTTTAAAAAAGGCTGGAGCCAAAGTTCTACCCATACTTCCCACCAGGAAGAGAGGTTATGGGCTAACGCCAGACCTCATTTACAAATTGAAGGGCTATGCGGACCTACTTATAACCATAGACAATGGCACAACGGCTATAGAAGAGCTAAGCCTTGCTAAAATACCCACCATAGTCCTTGACCACCACAACCCTGGAGAAAGATTGCCACCAGCTCTAATAGTTAATCCCAAATTAAGCTCACCAAGGGTGAGCGAGTTAAAAGAAATATCTTCTTCTGGCTTGGCCTTCTATATGGCTGCCCTTCTAAGAAGGGCCTTGGAGATTGATGTTGATGTGCGGGACTATTTACATCTTGCCTGCCTTGGAACGGTGGCGGATGTGATGCCTATGAACTCTATAAATAGAATAATAGTGTCCAATGGTATGAAGCTTCTTAACTATATACTTAAAGGAGGCTTTGAAGCACCTGGTATAAGGCTTCTTATGGAGAAATCTGGTATAAGAGAAGTAACTTCAAAGGATATAGCCTTTTCTCTTGCACCAAGGCTAAACGCCCCCGGCAGGGTATCTACACCTTACCCTTCTTTAAAAATCCTTCTTGAAAAAAAGGAAGAGAAAGCAAAGCTTTTAGCAGAAAAGATAGAAAGGTTCAACCAAGAAAGAAGGCAACTAAGCCAGTGGGCTTTTGAAGTCTCCTTGGAACAGGCAGAGCATCAAAAAGAACATAGCCTTATCATTGTAAAACTGGAAGAAGGAGCTGGTGGTGTGGCTGGTATAGTGGCTGGAAGGCTTGCCAGTTCCTTTTCTAAGCCTGTTATTGTGCTGTCCGTAGGAAAGGAATACACCACTGCTTCAGTTAGAGGTATAGATGGCATGGATGTATACACTCCTTTAAAGAAGTTATCCCACTTCTTTATAAAATGGGGAGGGCATTCAAGCGCAGCAGGTTTTACTATAAAGACAGATAAAATTCAAGACTTTGAAAAAGAAGCAAAAGCAGTTTTTGTAGAGATGCCTATAAGCGAAGGAAAAGTTTATATAGATATGGAGCTGCCTTTAGGAAAGATTGGGCAGGAAATCTACCAAACTTTGGCAGAGCTTGAACCTTTTGGTGAAGGTTTTCCGGAACCATACTTCTTGTCTGAACCATTAAACTTAAACATACTAAGCGATAGGGATAGGATGCGATTGAAGGCTGGAGATTTTTATTTCCTTTCTTGGGACACTGCGCTTAATAACAAGCTTTTGACAATGGAGAACAAACCAAGGAGAGTTGTCTATCAGTTGGACAGAAGAAGGTCAAAAACACTTCTGTTAGTAGATGTGGAGGAGTAA
- a CDS encoding ferredoxin oxidoreductase has protein sequence MQTVKEQGIIYNRAGQRVVSPDYLLFEAPRTKHFMTGSEAVKEAVKRASVDASVSYPITPQSEAAHLIGELWVEGYVGVYFRGESEFGVMSEVAGCALAGARTITTTSGPGTLRAFENFPMWAGTRIPVQLVLMARGVNAPLSIQPDNLEVGFLLDTGCMIWYAENAQDLFDMILAGFVVAEQPSVHVPIITAVDGFFVSHTREAIMLPPDDIALPPYNPYRAPMPVIDAEVPPGRFLRDPFVMKSNYISYATHASWQWEVRAAIERSRPFAKHYLRGLTEEFGDPEADIVFVACGTAAAQSKEAVRLLEDEGVKARVVKLKTIRPFPIEELRQAVKGAKYIFVPEFNVVGWLEREVRRYLYGHSDAEIIGSPRVAGGMTMPAEVIVKEVLKLTGKEVKHVI, from the coding sequence ATGCAAACAGTTAAGGAGCAAGGCATAATATACAACAGGGCAGGGCAAAGAGTAGTTTCGCCAGATTATCTGCTTTTTGAAGCACCAAGGACAAAACACTTTATGACAGGTTCAGAGGCGGTTAAAGAGGCGGTAAAGAGGGCCTCTGTGGACGCATCCGTTTCATACCCAATTACTCCACAGTCAGAAGCTGCACACCTTATAGGCGAGTTATGGGTTGAAGGTTATGTAGGCGTTTACTTTAGAGGCGAGTCGGAGTTTGGTGTTATGTCCGAAGTGGCAGGCTGTGCCTTGGCTGGCGCAAGGACCATAACAACCACCTCTGGACCTGGTACCCTAAGAGCCTTTGAAAACTTTCCCATGTGGGCCGGTACAAGAATACCAGTTCAGCTGGTCCTTATGGCAAGAGGTGTAAATGCTCCCCTTTCTATACAGCCAGATAACCTTGAGGTAGGCTTTCTCCTTGATACAGGTTGTATGATATGGTATGCGGAAAACGCTCAAGACCTCTTTGACATGATACTGGCAGGCTTTGTAGTGGCAGAACAGCCTTCCGTGCATGTGCCAATTATAACAGCCGTTGACGGCTTCTTTGTATCTCACACAAGGGAAGCCATAATGCTTCCTCCAGACGATATAGCTCTCCCACCATACAATCCTTACAGGGCTCCCATGCCAGTTATAGATGCGGAAGTACCACCGGGAAGGTTTTTAAGAGACCCCTTTGTAATGAAGTCTAACTATATATCCTACGCCACTCATGCCAGCTGGCAATGGGAGGTAAGGGCTGCCATTGAAAGGTCAAGGCCTTTTGCGAAACACTACTTGAGAGGCCTCACGGAGGAGTTTGGGGACCCAGAGGCAGACATCGTATTTGTGGCATGCGGTACTGCGGCAGCGCAGTCAAAGGAGGCGGTAAGGCTTCTTGAGGATGAAGGAGTAAAGGCAAGGGTGGTTAAACTAAAGACCATAAGGCCCTTCCCCATAGAAGAACTAAGGCAGGCCGTAAAGGGTGCCAAGTATATATTCGTTCCAGAGTTTAACGTGGTTGGCTGGCTTGAGAGAGAGGTAAGAAGGTATCTCTACGGGCATTCTGATGCGGAGATAATAGGTTCTCCAAGGGTTGCAGGTGGTATGACCATGCCAGCGGAAGTGATAGTAAAAGAAGTTCTCAAACTAACTGGAAAGGAGGTAAAACATGTCATATAA
- a CDS encoding 2-oxoacid:acceptor oxidoreductase family protein, whose product MIRKRVNIRMPALGGQGAVTAAHIIATAADYEGYYAVSNPFFGAEKRMAPAESYARIGVEPIYDRGEVVYPDVIMVFHPQVITMGKSYTMPFYSGIKRKGLIIINTEEDLLTEEDRERLEELEVKVFNFPATKFAIDIAGTELSTNMAMIGALFGSIGAVGIEAIEEGIKSRFLKKFVASGGTASLDSALERKFKKKLELIEKNLNTAKAAYELAQKWAQEQGLEPFLPPPPKKVAV is encoded by the coding sequence ATGATAAGAAAAAGGGTCAATATACGTATGCCAGCCCTTGGTGGGCAGGGTGCGGTCACTGCAGCCCACATAATAGCTACCGCTGCAGACTATGAAGGCTATTACGCCGTCTCTAACCCCTTCTTTGGAGCGGAAAAGAGGATGGCACCAGCAGAAAGCTACGCCCGTATAGGTGTGGAGCCCATATACGACAGAGGTGAGGTTGTCTATCCAGATGTGATAATGGTCTTCCATCCACAGGTTATCACCATGGGCAAGTCCTACACCATGCCCTTCTACTCTGGCATAAAGAGAAAGGGCCTTATTATCATAAACACGGAAGAGGACCTTCTTACAGAAGAAGATAGAGAAAGGCTTGAAGAGCTTGAGGTTAAGGTATTTAACTTCCCAGCCACTAAGTTCGCCATAGACATAGCAGGCACAGAGCTTTCTACCAACATGGCAATGATAGGAGCCCTCTTTGGTAGCATAGGTGCAGTAGGAATAGAAGCCATAGAAGAGGGTATAAAGTCAAGGTTCTTAAAGAAGTTTGTGGCCTCCGGTGGAACGGCCTCTCTGGACTCCGCCTTGGAAAGAAAGTTTAAGAAAAAGCTTGAGCTTATAGAAAAGAACCTTAACACGGCAAAGGCTGCCTATGAGCTTGCCCAAAAATGGGCCCAAGAGCAAGGCTTAGAGCCCTTCTTACCACCACCTCCTAAAAAGGTGGCAGTTTAA
- a CDS encoding DUF2227 family putative metal-binding protein — MALGKSHDYINLLALPLCLYYTPKEFYIPFTLGYIFGTFLLSPDLDLPQSKPSKRWRKLRLIWKPYQSFSKHRGSSHIPVLGTLLRFGYLVMVFIFLYFVLLGLSSKYIPHIKDLLLAFDPFNLLSYFAKREETFYFALGVLISEIFHISLDILTTLLKKLKI; from the coding sequence ATGGCTCTTGGAAAAAGCCACGATTATATCAACCTCTTGGCTTTGCCCTTATGCCTATACTATACACCAAAAGAGTTTTATATTCCCTTTACCCTTGGTTATATCTTTGGCACCTTCCTTTTATCGCCAGACCTGGACCTTCCACAATCCAAACCCTCAAAAAGATGGAGAAAACTAAGGCTTATATGGAAGCCATATCAATCCTTTTCAAAACACAGAGGTTCTTCTCATATTCCAGTTTTGGGTACATTGCTTAGGTTTGGCTACCTAGTGATGGTTTTTATATTCTTATACTTTGTGCTTTTAGGCCTATCATCCAAGTATATTCCTCACATAAAAGACCTGCTTTTGGCCTTCGATCCTTTTAACCTTTTATCTTACTTTGCTAAAAGAGAAGAAACCTTTTATTTTGCCCTTGGTGTGCTTATATCAGAAATTTTCCACATTTCCTTGGATATACTTACTACGCTGCTAAAAAAGCTTAAAATTTGA